A DNA window from Pongo abelii isolate AG06213 chromosome 2, NHGRI_mPonAbe1-v2.0_pri, whole genome shotgun sequence contains the following coding sequences:
- the GNAI2 gene encoding guanine nucleotide-binding protein G(i) subunit alpha-2 isoform X3, protein MKIIHEDGYSEEECRQYRAVVYSNTIQSIMAIVKAMGNLQIDFADPSRADDARQLFALSCTAEEQGVLPDDLSGVIRRLWADHGVQACFGRSREYQLNDSAAYYLNDLERIAQSDYIPTQQDVLRTRVKTTGIVETHFTFKDLHFKMFDVGGQRSERKKWIHCFEGVTAIIFCVALSAYDLVLAEDEEMNRMHESMKLFDSICNNKWFTDTSIILFLNKKDLFEEKITHSPLTICFPEYTGANKYDEAASYIQSKFEDLNKRKDTKEIYTHFTCATDTKNVQFVFDAVTDVIIKNNLKDCGLF, encoded by the exons ATGAA GATCATCCACGAGGATGGCTACTCTGAGGAGGAATGCCGGCAGTACCGGGCGGTTGTCTACAGCAACACCATCCAGTCCATCATGGCCATTGTCAAAGCCATGGGCAACCTGCAGATCGACTTTGCTGACCCCTCCAGAGCG gaCGACGCCAGGCAGCTATTTGCACTGTCCTGCACCGCCGAGGAGCAAGGCGTGCTCCCTGATGACCTGTCCGGCGTCATCCGGAGGCTCTGGGCTGACCATGGTGTGCAGGCCTGCTTTGGCCGCTCAAGGGAATACCAGCTCAACGACTCAGCTGCCTA ctaccTGAACGACCTGGAGCGCATTGCACAGAGTGACTACATCCCCACACAGCAAGATGTGCTACGGACCCGCGTAAAGACCACGGGGATCGTGGAGACACACTTCACCTTCAAGGACCTACACTTCAA GATGTTTGATGTGGGTGGTCAGCGGTCTGAGCGGAAGAAGTGGATCCACTGCTTTGAGGGCGTCACAGCCATCATCTTCTGTGTAGCCTTGAGCGCCTATGACTTGGTGCTAGCTGAGGACGAGGAGATG AACCGCATGCATGAGAGCATGAAGCTATTTGACAGCATCTGCAACAACAAGTGGTTCACAGACACGTCCATCATCCTCTTCCTCAACAAGAAGGACCTGTTCGAGGAGAAGATCACACACAGTCCCCTGACCATCTGCTTCCCTGAGTACACAG GGGCCAACAAGTATGATGAGGCAGCCAGCTACATCCAGAGTAAGTTTGAGGACCTGAATAAGCGCAAAGACACCAAGGAGATCTACACGCACTTCACGTGTGCCACCGACACCAAGAACGTGCAGTTCGTGTTTGACGCCGTCACCGACGTCATCATCAAGAACAACCTGAAGGACTGCGGCCTCTTCTGA
- the GNAI2 gene encoding guanine nucleotide-binding protein G(i) subunit alpha-2 isoform X2, with protein sequence MTEGVKTLGWRKQKGGCHWGRSEGAGESGKSTIVKQMKIIHEDGYSEEECRQYRAVVYSNTIQSIMAIVKAMGNLQIDFADPSRADDARQLFALSCTAEEQGVLPDDLSGVIRRLWADHGVQACFGRSREYQLNDSAAYYLNDLERIAQSDYIPTQQDVLRTRVKTTGIVETHFTFKDLHFKMFDVGGQRSERKKWIHCFEGVTAIIFCVALSAYDLVLAEDEEMNRMHESMKLFDSICNNKWFTDTSIILFLNKKDLFEEKITHSPLTICFPEYTGANKYDEAASYIQSKFEDLNKRKDTKEIYTHFTCATDTKNVQFVFDAVTDVIIKNNLKDCGLF encoded by the exons GTGCTGGAGAGTCAGGGAAGAGCACCATCGTCAAGCAGATGAA GATCATCCACGAGGATGGCTACTCTGAGGAGGAATGCCGGCAGTACCGGGCGGTTGTCTACAGCAACACCATCCAGTCCATCATGGCCATTGTCAAAGCCATGGGCAACCTGCAGATCGACTTTGCTGACCCCTCCAGAGCG gaCGACGCCAGGCAGCTATTTGCACTGTCCTGCACCGCCGAGGAGCAAGGCGTGCTCCCTGATGACCTGTCCGGCGTCATCCGGAGGCTCTGGGCTGACCATGGTGTGCAGGCCTGCTTTGGCCGCTCAAGGGAATACCAGCTCAACGACTCAGCTGCCTA ctaccTGAACGACCTGGAGCGCATTGCACAGAGTGACTACATCCCCACACAGCAAGATGTGCTACGGACCCGCGTAAAGACCACGGGGATCGTGGAGACACACTTCACCTTCAAGGACCTACACTTCAA GATGTTTGATGTGGGTGGTCAGCGGTCTGAGCGGAAGAAGTGGATCCACTGCTTTGAGGGCGTCACAGCCATCATCTTCTGTGTAGCCTTGAGCGCCTATGACTTGGTGCTAGCTGAGGACGAGGAGATG AACCGCATGCATGAGAGCATGAAGCTATTTGACAGCATCTGCAACAACAAGTGGTTCACAGACACGTCCATCATCCTCTTCCTCAACAAGAAGGACCTGTTCGAGGAGAAGATCACACACAGTCCCCTGACCATCTGCTTCCCTGAGTACACAG GGGCCAACAAGTATGATGAGGCAGCCAGCTACATCCAGAGTAAGTTTGAGGACCTGAATAAGCGCAAAGACACCAAGGAGATCTACACGCACTTCACGTGTGCCACCGACACCAAGAACGTGCAGTTCGTGTTTGACGCCGTCACCGACGTCATCATCAAGAACAACCTGAAGGACTGCGGCCTCTTCTGA